Genomic segment of Agrobacterium larrymoorei:
CGCTGAGATACATGACGCCGCCCATTGCGCGCAGAAGGTAATAGGGGAACATGGCCGCCACGGTTTCCGCAAACGAGTAGACGAGGAAGCCTTGGCTATCATACTCACGCCACATCAGGCCCTGCTGGATGCCCGCGACCCACATGGCGGCGGCGTAGACGACGATACCGAGCGTGGCGAGCCAGAAGTGCCAGTTGACCAGCGCCAGGCTGTAAAGCCGCTCGCGGTGCCAAAGCTTGGGGACGAGGAAATAGATTGCACCAAAGGTGATCATGCCGTTCCAGCCAAGTGCGCCGGAATGAACGTGGCCGATTGTCCAGTCTGTATAGTGGCTGAGCGAGTTGACGGCCTTGATCGACATCATCGGGCCTTCGAACGTGGCCATGCCGTAGAAGGCAACGGCCATAATCATCATGCGCAGGATTGGGTCCGTGCGAAGCTTGTCCCATGCGCCCGAAAGCGTCATCAGACCATTGATCATGCCACCCCACGAGGGCATCCACAGCATGATCGAAAACACCATGCCAAGCGTTTGCGCCCAGTCCGGCAGAGCGGTGTAATGCAAGTGGTGCGGACCAGCCCAGATATACATGAAGATCAGCGCCCAGAAGTGGATGATCGACAGGCGGTAGGAATAGACCGGGCGGTTCACCTGCTTGGGAATGAAGTAATACATCATGCCCAGAAAGCCCGCGGTGAGGAAGAAGCCGACGGCATTATGGCCATACCACCACTGCGTCAGCGCATCCTGCACGCCCGAGAAAGCAGAGTAGCTTTTCACGCCGAGAAACGAGACCGGAACCGCCAGATTGTTGACGATATGCAGCATGGCAATGGTCACGATGAAGCCGAGATAGAACCAGTTGGCCACATAGATATGCGGCTCCTTGCGCATGAAGATCGTGCCGAGAAACGCGACAAGATAGGCAACCCAGACGATGGTAAGCCAGATATCGACATACCATTCCGGCTCCGCATATTCCTTGCCCTGCGTAATGCCGAGCAGATAACCCGTGGCGGCCATGATGATGAAGAGATTATAGCCCCAGAACACGAACCAGCCGAGATCGCCACCGAACAGGCGTGCACGACAGGTGCGCTGCACCACATAGAAAGAGGTCGCGATCAGCGCATTACCGCCGAAGGCGAAGATGACCGCGGAGGTGTGCAGCGGGCGTACACGGCCAAAGTTGAACCAGGGCTGGATGTTGAGGTCTGGATAGGCAAGCTGGAGCGCGATGACCACTCCGACCAGAAAGCCGACGACGCCCCAGAAAACCGTGGCGATCACGCCGTAGCGGATCACGTCATCGAAATATTCCGTTTTCCTGCGTTCCAGTACGGCTGGGTCGATGGGCGCGAAGGATACGCGGCGCAGCATCACGACCGTTCCGATGAGGAGAACGGAGAACAGCACCCACATATGGGCGGCAAAGAGATTATCGTGGGCGAAGGCCGCCCCGAGCAGAGCGAGGAAGGCCCCCACGGCCACCATCGCTATTCCTAAAGTCGAATTCATTGTTGGCTTCCCCCAACGTCACAGCGGATATGACGCGGAGCGAACGGACCGGCTTTAAGCGGCAAACATGCTTTCGCGTCGTTTGCAGCTTTGCCACCGGCGGCACCAGACGGCCTTGATCCAAATCAAGACCGCCGCCTCAAAAGTGACGTGTCGGAAGCACTGGCCTAATGTGAAATAGAGGGAGGCGGAAACCGCAGGAGGCCGCTTTTGTAGTTTTCGATCACAAAGCTGATCGGCGTGCCATCCGGCTTGCTGAGCAGGGCCTGATTGCTGATCAACGTATCCGGAATTTCGAGCGTTTCGCCAGCTTTAACCGGTATCGCGCCGCCCACCGCCCAGTTTTCTGGCAAAGGTTGCCACAGCATCTGCGACGATATCGTATGACGCTGGAAATGAAGCGGCAGCACGACCTTTCCGAATGGCGCATCCGTGGTGTTCAGCGTTTCGTTCATCTCCGCGGTTAGCTGGCGCGGCACATACCAGTTGTCCGCTTCCGACAGCACGAGGTTTCCGCATTTGAGGAGGACGTGGCGATAGCCCAGTTTCTCATCTGCAGAGGCATTCAACTGTTTGCGAACATTCTCCGGCGCCTGCTTTTCATCCTTGAGGCGCGTGGCGGAAATCTTGGCCGGATCGGCGAGCCGGTGATCATCGCACCAGCGCTCCAGCGTCAGCGTCGCACTATCATGGCTGAGCAGTTGGACGTTCAAATCCTGAATAACTGCCAGCGCAGCAAGCCGACCGACGGGGGTATCCGGCCATTTGATTTCGGCAGCATAGGCCGTGCCGGACAGTGAAAACAAAATGCTGCAGGCGACATACTTCAAAGCGGACGGGGACATGCGCTTCTCGCTCCAGATGATGTTCATTTTCAATAAATTAGATCATGCTTGCGCAGCACCTGTTCGATGCAGGCGCTGCAAATCACAATTCATCTGTGGCGGATTTGTGGGAAACGCTGCCGCGTTTTACCCCTTCATTTTTAGGGGTAAGCCAGCGGCAATGAAATAGACTTCGCTGGCAACAGAGGCAATCTTCTGGTGCAGCCTGCCAGCGTGATCGCGAAACTCCCGCGCCATACGGTTCTCCGGCACGATGCCGAGCCCGACCTCATTGGACACAAAAACGATCCGCGCCTTCGCGGTCGCGGCGTGCCGAATAAGCGGCTCGAACGCGGCCTCTACGTCCCTGCCCTCGTCCATCATCAGGTTCGTTACCCAAAGTGTCAGGCAATCCACGAGAATGGTGTTTGAGGCAACGTCCAGCCGACTAAGCGTCTCCGCCAGCTCAAGCGGCTCCTCATGTGTGATCCAAATATCCCCACGCTGGATGCGATGCTGCGCAATGCGCGCTTTCATCTCGTCATCCCAGGCACGGCCCGTTGCGATGTAATGCGGCACGCCGTTGGATTCGAGGACCAGCTTTTCTGCGAAAGCGGATTTGCCCGAGCGCGCACCGCCGAGTACCAATACGGAACGGAACAGTGCGGTCATTCAAAGCCTGCGGATAAGGAAAATTGAAGCGATCCGGTCGCCAATGCAGCGGTTGCCACAAGCTGTGGGGTGCAAAGCATGAAAAGAGAACGATTCGTAGATATGGAGGCGTTCTCCCGGTCGATCATGCTTCACCTGCACAGTATCGTTCTGAGGCTGAGATGCCCGTCCGCCCAATGCGGACATGTCGGCAAAAAGCTTCGAAGACGAAAGCGCCGGATCGTTGTTTAAAGGTAGGAGGAGAAGCTGGTTTTGTCAATTTCGCCCAAACAAAAACCGCGTCGCAGCGGCTGCAAACGCGGTCTTGGACCCCTTGAAACACAAGGGGTGATAAATGGGAACCGGTACGCAAAACCAAATCCGGCGCCACGCAGAAATTCCTAGCGGTATAATCTTACCGGATGGTTAGCGCGCATAATAAAAACAACGGCTTTGACGATTTTCATACGGCGATTGCGTTAGATCGAAATCGAAGAAATAAAGAGACAGAGATTCGCAAGAGAACGGGCGACGGGCGAGCACGACATGACTACCATCGATTACATCGCGCTTTTGGTATTTGTGGCCCTCTGGTATCTCTACAGTTATGTCACGACATCCCGCTCTCCATTTCCCCGCACGAGCCTCAATCAGGCCATGGGCGAACGGCGCAGGAAGTGGATTTACAATTCGCTGACCCGTGATTTGAAGATGATCGATACGCAGATCATGGCGGGCCTTCAAAACGGCACGGCGTTTTTCGCTTCCACCTCCATCTTCGCGATTGGTGGCTGCTTTGCGCTGCTGGGCGCAACGGACCGGGTGGAATCGGTGTTCCGCGACATGCCATTTGTGTATTACGGCGGGCGCACCGCCTTCGAAATGAAGGTCATCGGCCTTACCTGCCTATTCGGCTATGCCTTCTTTAAATTCGGCTGGTCCTACCGCCTGTTCAACTATTGCACCATTCTCTTCGGCGCTATGCCGATGATGCATGAGACGAATTCGGATCGGAAAGCGGCGGAACGCGCGGCAGAGAACGTCATCCGCATGAACATCATCGCCGCGAAGAACTTCAACGACGGCCTACGGACATTCTTTTTGTCCATCGGATATCTCGGCTGGTTCATAAACGCCTATGTGTTCATGTTTACCACGGTCGTCATCATCATCGCTCTCTTGAGGCGGCAGTTCTTTTCCGAAGCCCGCCTCGCCATCATGGATGACCTGTAAAACAACTGCCATGAAATAGCCCCACTTTATAGGCGAAGCGCTGGCATGCTCCATAACCGTTGCGAAGGAACGGCTGAATGAATGACGCAACGGTAACATCTACTGCACCCAAGTCTGGTGGTCGCATCGGCTTTCTCGATACCTGGCGCGGTATCGCGCTGCTGGCGATGGCAAGCTACCACTTCACCTGGGATCTGGAGATGTTCGGATACATCGATCCCGGCACCGCCGTACAAGGCTGGTGGCGCATCTATGCCCGGGCAATCGCCAGCACCTTCCTGTTTCTGGCGGGTTTCAGCCTTTTCCTCGCGCATCGCCGGGGTATCGACTGGCCATCCTTCGGCAAGCGCTTCGCCATGGTGGCGGGTGCCGCACTGCTGATTTCCGTTGCAACATATTTTGCCGTGCCGGATGGCTGGATATTCTTCGGCATCCTGCACAATATCGCAGCGGCAAGCCTGCTCGGTCTTCTCTTCTTGCGACTGCCACCGCTGGTGACGCTCATCTTTGCAGCAGGTGCTCTGGCTGCACCGCATTATCTCGCATCCGATTCGTTCAACACGATCTGGCTGTCATGGATCGGCTTTTCGACAGTCCCTCCCCGTTCGAACGACTACGTGCCGCTGCTGCCGTTTCTTGCACCGTTTCTTCTGGGGATCGCCGTTTCGAAATTCGTAGTACCGCGCGGCTGGCTTGACCGGTTCAGAAAGCCAAGCGGCCAGCGCAATGTCCTCGCCTTCTTTGGCCGCCACAGCCTGTCCTTTTACCTGATCCACCAACCGGTGCTGATCGGCCTCGTCTATCTTGCTTCAATTACCTTTCCTCCACCGCCTGTCGATCAGGTCGAGGCTTATAAGAAAAGCTGCGAGGCAAGCTGCATGCAGCAGCAGAACGGACTGGAACTATGCCAGAGTTTCTGCGGGTGCACGCTGGAGAAGCTGCAGGCGGAAAACGTCTTCGATCCGATGATGTCCAACGCATCAACGCCGGATCAACAGACGAAGATTGCCGAAATCGCCCAGCAGTGCTCGGCTGAAATTCAGTGAGCTGCTCTGGAGCTTACTGGCTTAGATCACGAAGTTGGGTACCGTGATTTCGCTCGGTGAGCACCAGTTCCAACCGCCCTTGCCGTTGCGCTTAATATCATAAAGCGCTTCATCCGCCTTTTGCAGCAGCATGCTCAGCTCTCTGCCATCGCGTGGGTAGAGGCTCGCGCCAACGGAAACGCCGAGGTTCACCAGTGTTCCGTTGACGGTGAACGGCGCTTGAAACGCCGCCTCCAGCCTATGACAGATTTTTTCCGCAACATTCTGATCCGAGATGTTGGTCAGCAGAATGACGAATTCATCGCCGCCCATGCGCACCACGAGATCGCTTTCACGCACGGACTGGCTGAGGCGTTTCGCCACCATCCGCAAAACCTCATCGCCCGCCTTATGGCCGAGATTATCATTGACCGGCTTGAAGTGATCGAGATCGACCATCAGCACGGCGGCAAGATTTCTGTTGCCATCGTCACTCAAGACCATGTCATCATGCCAGCGCTCATGCAGTGCACGACGATTGCCGATCTGTGTCAGCGGATCGAGAAGCAGGCTTGCCCGAAGCTCCCGCTCCGCAAGCATTCGTTCGGTAATGTCTTCGAAGGTGGCAACGCCAATCCCGTAATCACGAAGAAGAATGCCGCGATGGGAGACGATGACGGTTCTGCCGTCAGCACAGCGTATGTCTATCTCAAGCGTGTCGACTTCCTCGATGCCCTCGCCGCCCGCAGTCCAGGAATGCAGCCAAGCCTCCTTTGCCCGCTCCTTGTTTCCGGGACCGACATAGACCCGGTCTATCCAGTCCGAGACCTTGGCGAAATCGGCTTCGCAATAACCGAAGGTCTTCTTGAACGTCTGGTTCATAAACAGGATATCGCCACTTCCAAGCGTCGCCCATGAAACCGGCACGGGCAGCACGTCCAGAATGGAATGCAGTTCATCCGGCGATTTCAATCCGCCGCTTTTTGCCATGGCCAGAAAATTTTTCATCGCATTGCTCTTTGGTTCGTGAACGTTTCGAGGCTCAGGCGCAAGCCGGTTCGCGGTAGCGGAATTCCGTCAGGCTTCTTTCCGAGAGCCAGCCCAGCAAGGCATCGCTGCCCAAAGGTCGGCTGATCCAGTAGCCCTGAATTTCATCGCAGCCCATGGCGCTCAGCAACTCGGCTGCCTCCTGCGTTTCCACGCCTTCCGCAACAACTTCATAACCAAGGCTGTGAGACAGTGTGATCATGGATTGAACCAGCACGCGCTCACGGTTCCCTTCCTTCATGTCGTTGATAAAGGAACGGTCGATCTTGACGACATTTGCGGGCAGCTTCTGAAGGTAGGCAAGGCTGCTATAGCCGGTGCCGAAATCGTCTATCGACAGGCGGATGCCTGATGCCGTCATCTCGTTGAGAAGACTTAAGCCCGCGCCCGCCTCCATCATCACAGCCGTTTCCGTCAACTCGAATTCGATCTGCTGGCCTTCAACTCCAAACTGCGCCATAGCGCAGTTGAGGCGCTCGAGAAAATCGGTTTCCTGAAGATTGATGGCGGAGAGATTGATGGAGATCTTCAGCCGCATACCAAGTGAATTCCAGTAGGAAAGCTGGCGCAGAGCTGCCGTCACGACCCAATCCGTCAATTGCCGCGCATAGGCCGAGACTTCGATAACGGGAATGAATTCCGCTGGCGAGATGTTGCCAAGTGTCGGGTGCTGCCAACGCAGCAGCACTTCCGCGCTTTTATAGACACCGTTTGCAGCATCGACACGCGGTTGGAAGACGACGGACAACTGCCCATCCCCCTCGAGAGCCTTCGGAAAATCGCGTTGAATGATGAAGTTTCGCTGATGCCGGATGTCCATATCGGGGCAGAAGAACGCAATCTTCGAGGTGTTTTCGCGGGCATCCTGAACTGCACTTTGAAGCGAGCGCAATATCTCTTCCGGCGCATAGTCTCCCGGCGTAAAGACCATGGAGCCAATGGACGGCGTCATCGTAATCTGGAATTCCAGCTCGTTCTGCACCGTAGTCATGATGTGCTGGAGGAAGTCCTTATAGTCATCGGCCGAAAAGTCCGGCGGAGAAAGAAAAGCGAATTGCGTTGGCCCGACGTGATAGGCGGCGAGGCTTCCGTTCAGACACTCGCTGAGAATGTGGGTCACCTTGCCGATCAAGTCATCGAGATGCGACATGCCGACGACCCGGATCATGCGGTCGAACTGCGATGTCTGCGCGAGATCGAGCAGGCTGATGACCTGCTCGCGCCTGTGCGTCTGATTGGCGAGATCGGATAGATCGTTGACCAGTTGATAGCGGTTCGGCAGGCCAGTGGATGGCTCGATGCGACCGAAGGCATGTTGCAACTCGATCTGATCCATGACCATCGCCGCGAGATCGCTGAGCGTCGAAAGCTGCTCCTCGGTCACCTCGAAGGGTTCGACGCCGAGCACGCAGAGCGCTCCGATGCCATGCCCACTCGGTGTGATCAGCGGAACGCCGCAATAAAAACGGATACCCGCATCTCCAAGCGTGCTCTTGGCGTAAAACTCGTCAGTCTGAAAATCACGAATAACGACCGGCGCTCTCGTCTCCGCGACCTGCGCGCAAGGTGCTTTCACACGCGGAATTTCGTTGTGCTCGACGCCGACCTTGGACTTGAACCATTGCCGGTCCGTATCGGTCAGCGATATCGCGGCGATTGGCAGGCCGAAGTAATTGGCGACCAGTCGGGTGATACGATCGAAGTTTTCACTCGGGAGCGTATCGAGAAGACGAAGGTTTTTAAGTGCGGAAATACGTGCGGCTTCATTATGCATAGTATTCTTCCAGACGTGCCTGCATAGTCGACATGGCAGCACGCGCAAATAAGGGAAAAAACATCTGTAGTAGCCGTGCCGTCTTCGCCCTGGAGTCGTGAGTTCCTCACGATGGCGACATTCAGGCTTCATGCCTGCAGCTCAAGAAATACTTTGCAATATTCTTATGCGGCAAAATAATTTTAAGAGTAAATGGTTCCACGGCTTATCGTAACGTGGTTATCCGCACGTTAAACTTTTCAGGCGCTGTCATTGAGAGCGGAATAGAAGGGTGAACACCGGCACGTCGGCAGCACAAGTCGGCTGCCAACAGTCAGGATGAACCTTACATCAATTGGGACTGAGCGAAGGATCAGGTGCCAACGCCGATTTCGGCAAGGCGCGTCAGGCAGGCCTCTTCGACATTGTCCAGTTCAGCCAGAGTTTCTTCGATGTCCTTGCGCTTCTGGCGCAGGTCGGCACGCTTTTCATCGACCTTCTTCATCAGAAGCTCAAGCTGGCCGGATTCACCCGGCGGCTCTTTATAAACCTGAATGATTTCACGGATTTCCGCTATGGTGAAGCCTATGCGGCGGCCGCGCAGAATTTCCTGAATAAGCCTGCGATCGGCAGCGCGGAACAGCCTTGTGCGACCCCGACGCTCAGGATGAATAAGACCTTCATCCTCGTAAAAACGAAGAGTACGGGTGGATACCCCAAATTCACGCGTCAGTTCCGTTATGCTATAGTACTTGTTCAAGGCATTGTCCGATTCTTGGGCTTCCGGACATTATGTTTGACCTTCACGTAAAAGTCAATTTTTTGCATCAGCTCAGCCTGATATGCCGAACCACCATGTCGCGAGCCCGAGAAACGAGAAGAAGCCGACGATATCGGTGACCGCCGTAACGAAGACAGCAGAAGATACGGCAGGGTCGGCTCCGAACCGGTCCAGAAACAGCGGAATGAGAATACCGGCCAAGGCAGCAGCCAGCATGTTGATCAACATCGCAGTGGCAATGATGCCGCCTATATTCGCGTCGTGAAACCACAGACCCGCAATGATACCGATGGCGCAGCCGAAGAGCGCGCCGTTCAGCAACCCCACCCCCGCCTCGCGACGGATGATGCGGGCGGCGTTGTGAATATCAAGGTTCTTGGTGGCAAGTGCGCGCACGGAAACCGTCATCGTCTGAGACCCGGCATTGCCGCCCATGCCCGCAACGATTGGCATGAGAATGGCGAGCGCCACGACCTGCTGAATGGTTGCATCGAACAATTCGATAACGGAAGCAGCAAGGAACGCGGTCATCAGGTTGATACCGAGCCAAGGCACGCGCGAGCGTGACGTGATCGCGATGGAGTCCGACAGTTCTTCGTCACCCACACCGCCAAGGCGCAGCAGGTCTTCCTCGGCCTCTTCCTGAATAACGTCGACCACGTCATCGATGGTCAGCACGCCGACGAGGCGTCCGTTATTGTCCACCACGGCGGCGGAGAGAAGGTCGTACTGTTCGAAGAGCTGCGCCGCTTCTTCCTGATCCATCTCCGCTGGAATGGGATGGTTCGTCTCGTGCATGATGGTTTCGATCTTCACCTGCCGCTTGGAGCGCAGCAAGCGGTCGAGATCCAGCGCTCCGACGAGCTTGAAGGTCGGATCGATGACGAAGATTTGCGAAAAGGATTCCGGCAGCTCTTCCTCTTCGCGCATGTAGTCGATGGTCTGCCCAACCGTCCAGAATGGCGGCACGGCCACGAATTCCGTCTGCATACGGCGACCGGCGGAGCTTTCCGGATAATCCAGAGCCCGCATCAGCCTCACACGTTCGGTGAACGGCATTTGCGAGAGAATATCTTCGCGATCTTCCTGGTCGAGGTCTTCCAGAATGTAGACGGCGTCGTCCGAATCGAGCTCGCTGATACCGGCGGCAATCTGCTCGTTGGGCATCTGCTCGACGATATCCAGGCGGATTGCTTCATCCACCTCGGTCAGCGCCGTCATGTCGAAATCGGTGCCAAGCAATCTCACAAGCGCGTGGCGCTGCTCCGGCTGGATCGATTCGAGCAGGTCGCCAAGTTCCGAGTCATGCAGCCGCGCAACGTTCTCGCGCAGGAAAAGCACGTCGCGGTCCGCAATTGCCGCACCCACCATGGCCAGAAAATCGGATCGAATGGACCCGTCTTCGGCATAGATGTCGGCCATAACTTCCGGTCTCTTGGCGTCTTCCGGCACGGGATGATCGTTGTCGGCTTGTGTCAACTTGCGCCCCTTTTTCCGGTTGAATGCTTAGCTCGCGAACGGGCTGGAGAATGGCTTTTAAAGTTACATTGTCAACAACCGGTTAGGCGAGAAGTGGTTTCATCCTCTTCATAACCTCGCCGCAAGTGAAGGAAAGCGTTTACGGTGTCGCCAATGTGAAAACGAACCGCGCGCAGATGCTAAGATACGAGTTGACATATGGTACTTATGGGGGAATCTGGAAGTTAAGGCGTCGCAGCAAAAATCGAATGGGATGGCACCCGGAACGAGCGGCGGACAAACAAAAGAAAATATCAGAAAGAGACCTGTAACATGGGCAAGATGGATTTCATCGGTAAGGCCTCCTCCGCCGCGGGCGGTTGGGGCGCACTCAAGAGCGTGGGCAAGCGGTTGCTTGAATCCGGCGCACCGATTTCCGGCGCAAGAACGCTTCTCAAGGCAAACCAACCCGATGGCTTCGATTGCCCCGGCTGCGCTTGGGGTGACCCGGAGCATGGCTCCTCCTTCGAGTTCTGTGAAAACGGCGTGAAGGCCGTTGCGTGGGAAGCGACAGAAGCGCGCGTTCCGCCTGAATTCTTCTCCACCCACACGGTTTCCGCGCTGAGCAAATGGACCGATTACGATCTGGAAAAGCAGGGCCGTCTGACCGACCCGCTGCGCTACGACCGCGCAACGGACAAGTATCTGCCCGTTTCCTGGGATGCCGCCTTTGCCGAAATCGGCAAGGTTCTGCGCAGCCTCGACAACCCTGATCGTGCCGAGTTCTACACATCCGGTCGTGCCTCCAACGAAGCCGCCTTCCTCTATCAGCTGATGGTCCGCCTTTACGGTACCAACAATTTCCCCGACTGTTCGAACATGTGCCATGAAGCCAGCGGCGTTGGCCTGAAGGCTTCCGTCGGCGTCGGCAAGGGCACGGTTCTTCTGGAAGATTTCGAGAAGGCGGATGCGATTTTCGTCATCGGCCAGAACCCGGGCACCAACCATCCGCGCATGCTGGGTGATCTGCGCCGTGCAGCGCTTCGCGGCGCACGCATCGCCGTGTTCAACCCCATCCGCGAAAAGGGTCTGGAGCGCTTCAGCGATCCGCAGGACAAGCTGGAAATGATCACCGGCGGCAACACCAAGATCGCCACCAATTATTACCAGCCACGCCAGGGCGGCGACATGGCTGCCATTCGCGGCATGAGCAAGGTGGTGTTTGCGGCTGATGAGGCTGCGCGCGCTGCTGGCAACCCTGCGATCATCGACTACGATTTCCTTGCCGAACACGCGGTCGAATTCGAAGCCTACCGCGCTGTCGTGGAAGCCACCAGCTGGGAAACCATTCTCGATCAATCCGGCCTGACCCGCGAGCAGATCGAGGAAGCCGCTGGCATCTACATGAGTGCAGGTTCGGTCATCACGACCTGGGCCATGGGCATCACCCAGCACAAGCATTCCGTCATCACCATCCGCGAAATCACCAACTTCATGCTGCTGCGCGGCAATATCGGTCGTCCGGGCGCGGGTCTCTGCCCGGTTCGCGGCCACTCCAACGTGCAGGGTGACCGCACCGTCGGCATCGATGAGAAGGCCCCGCCTGCCCTGCTTGATGCGCTGGAAAAGGAACTCGGTGTTTCGATGCCGCGCAACCGCGGCCACAACACGGTGGAAGCCATCAGCGCCATGCTGGACGGCAAGGCCGAAGCCTTCATCGCGCTTGGCGGCAACTTCTTGCGCGCAACGCCGGATAGCCCGCTGATCATCGAAGCTTTCAAGAAGCAGAAGCTGACGGTCAATATCGCCACCAAGCTGAACCATTCGCATTTGGTTCCGGGTGAAACTTCGTTTATCCTGCCTTGCCTTGGCCGCACGGAAATCGACCGCAACTCCAAGGGCGCATCGCAGATCGTGACCGTGGAAGATTCCATGAGCATGGTTCACGGCTCTGGCGGCATCAACGAGCCAGCATCGCCGGAGCTGCGTTCCGAAGTCGCCATCATCGCCGGTATTGCGGAAGCGACGCTCGGCAATGAACGCGTGAACTGGAAGAACCTTGCCGATGATTACGACCTGATCCGCGACATGATCTCGCGCGTCATTCCCGGCTTCCAGGATTTCAACGAGCGAGTTCGCGTGCCGCGCGGTTTCCATCTGCGCAACGCAGCAGCAGAGCGCGAGTGGAACACGCCAACCAAGAAGGCCACTTTCTTCACCGGCGCACTGCCGGAAAAGACAGAGCATCAGGAAGCGCTTGCCAAGGAAGGCATTTTCGTTCTGCAAACCTTCCGCAGCCACGACCAGTACAACACCACGATCTACGGCATGGATGACCGTTATCGCGGCGTTTATGGCGAGCGTCAGGTAATCTTCATGAACCCGAAGGACATGGAAAAGCTCGGCGCACACTCCAAGCAGCGCGTCGATGTCATCGGCGAATATGGCGATGGTATCGAGCGTATTGCGCAGAACTTCCGTCTAGTGCCCTACAACATCCCGGAAGGCAGCGTCGGCGGCTATTACCCTGAGCTGAACGTTCTCGTGCCGCTGCACAGCTATGGCGAAGGCAGCTTCACGCCGACATCCAAGTCGGTGCTGGTGTCCGTTCGCCTGCGCAGCGAGGCAGAGGCCGCCTGATGGATGAAGATCAATCCGCCGCGCGCTTCATGGCCGTGGTGGAACAGATCAGCAAAACGGCCCCGGTTGCGATTGACGCGACCGGGGCCGCAATCATTGCGGCCATCCACCTTGGTATCGGCAGCGATAGCCGCAGCCTTTCCAACAAGCTCGGCATTGCGCATGCACTGGTCTTGCGCGAAATCAACGCGCTATCGGGAAAGATGCTGACCATCGTCAAGCGCGATGCCCGAACGCAGAGAACCTTCGTGGAGTTGACAGACGATGCTCAGGCACTGGCGCTCTCCGCCTCGGAAATCTGGCTGAAGCCTTCGCTTTCGAACTCATGATCCGGGAAACGCCATGACCATCCGCCAAATAATCGCCTACCCGGATGCTGCCCTCGCGACCGTCTGCAAGCCCGTGACGGAATTCGATGCAGGCCTCGCCACACTCCAGCAAGACCTCGTAGACACCATGCGGGCCGCCCCAGGCGTCGGCATAACCGCAGCCCATATTGGCGTCGTCCAGCGAATCTTCGTGCTGGAGCTTTCACCCGGCAAGGTGCTGACTTACGTCAACCCGGAGATATTGACGACATCCTCGGAAACGATGCGCCACGTCGAAGGCAGCGTGTCTATGCCCGGCTTTACCGAAGAACTGGAACGTCCCCGCAAGGTGACCTTGCGCTTTCAGGATATTGCCGGCGAATGGCGCGAGGACACGGCAGAAGGCTTCCACGCGATCTGCATTCAGCATGAGGTCGATCAGCTGGATGGAATGTTCTGGATCAAACGACTTTCGAAACTCAAGCGTGACCGCCTGGTGCGAAAGTGG
This window contains:
- a CDS encoding FdhF/YdeP family oxidoreductase gives rise to the protein MGKMDFIGKASSAAGGWGALKSVGKRLLESGAPISGARTLLKANQPDGFDCPGCAWGDPEHGSSFEFCENGVKAVAWEATEARVPPEFFSTHTVSALSKWTDYDLEKQGRLTDPLRYDRATDKYLPVSWDAAFAEIGKVLRSLDNPDRAEFYTSGRASNEAAFLYQLMVRLYGTNNFPDCSNMCHEASGVGLKASVGVGKGTVLLEDFEKADAIFVIGQNPGTNHPRMLGDLRRAALRGARIAVFNPIREKGLERFSDPQDKLEMITGGNTKIATNYYQPRQGGDMAAIRGMSKVVFAADEAARAAGNPAIIDYDFLAEHAVEFEAYRAVVEATSWETILDQSGLTREQIEEAAGIYMSAGSVITTWAMGITQHKHSVITIREITNFMLLRGNIGRPGAGLCPVRGHSNVQGDRTVGIDEKAPPALLDALEKELGVSMPRNRGHNTVEAISAMLDGKAEAFIALGGNFLRATPDSPLIIEAFKKQKLTVNIATKLNHSHLVPGETSFILPCLGRTEIDRNSKGASQIVTVEDSMSMVHGSGGINEPASPELRSEVAIIAGIAEATLGNERVNWKNLADDYDLIRDMISRVIPGFQDFNERVRVPRGFHLRNAAAEREWNTPTKKATFFTGALPEKTEHQEALAKEGIFVLQTFRSHDQYNTTIYGMDDRYRGVYGERQVIFMNPKDMEKLGAHSKQRVDVIGEYGDGIERIAQNFRLVPYNIPEGSVGGYYPELNVLVPLHSYGEGSFTPTSKSVLVSVRLRSEAEAA
- a CDS encoding peptide deformylase, which codes for MTIRQIIAYPDAALATVCKPVTEFDAGLATLQQDLVDTMRAAPGVGITAAHIGVVQRIFVLELSPGKVLTYVNPEILTTSSETMRHVEGSVSMPGFTEELERPRKVTLRFQDIAGEWREDTAEGFHAICIQHEVDQLDGMFWIKRLSKLKRDRLVRKWEKAQR
- a CDS encoding EAL domain-containing protein, with the translated sequence MHNEAARISALKNLRLLDTLPSENFDRITRLVANYFGLPIAAISLTDTDRQWFKSKVGVEHNEIPRVKAPCAQVAETRAPVVIRDFQTDEFYAKSTLGDAGIRFYCGVPLITPSGHGIGALCVLGVEPFEVTEEQLSTLSDLAAMVMDQIELQHAFGRIEPSTGLPNRYQLVNDLSDLANQTHRREQVISLLDLAQTSQFDRMIRVVGMSHLDDLIGKVTHILSECLNGSLAAYHVGPTQFAFLSPPDFSADDYKDFLQHIMTTVQNELEFQITMTPSIGSMVFTPGDYAPEEILRSLQSAVQDARENTSKIAFFCPDMDIRHQRNFIIQRDFPKALEGDGQLSVVFQPRVDAANGVYKSAEVLLRWQHPTLGNISPAEFIPVIEVSAYARQLTDWVVTAALRQLSYWNSLGMRLKISINLSAINLQETDFLERLNCAMAQFGVEGQQIEFELTETAVMMEAGAGLSLLNEMTASGIRLSIDDFGTGYSSLAYLQKLPANVVKIDRSFINDMKEGNRERVLVQSMITLSHSLGYEVVAEGVETQEAAELLSAMGCDEIQGYWISRPLGSDALLGWLSERSLTEFRYREPACA
- a CDS encoding MerR family transcriptional regulator, which encodes MNKYYSITELTREFGVSTRTLRFYEDEGLIHPERRGRTRLFRAADRRLIQEILRGRRIGFTIAEIREIIQVYKEPPGESGQLELLMKKVDEKRADLRQKRKDIEETLAELDNVEEACLTRLAEIGVGT
- the mgtE gene encoding magnesium transporter, which gives rise to MADIYAEDGSIRSDFLAMVGAAIADRDVLFLRENVARLHDSELGDLLESIQPEQRHALVRLLGTDFDMTALTEVDEAIRLDIVEQMPNEQIAAGISELDSDDAVYILEDLDQEDREDILSQMPFTERVRLMRALDYPESSAGRRMQTEFVAVPPFWTVGQTIDYMREEEELPESFSQIFVIDPTFKLVGALDLDRLLRSKRQVKIETIMHETNHPIPAEMDQEEAAQLFEQYDLLSAAVVDNNGRLVGVLTIDDVVDVIQEEAEEDLLRLGGVGDEELSDSIAITSRSRVPWLGINLMTAFLAASVIELFDATIQQVVALAILMPIVAGMGGNAGSQTMTVSVRALATKNLDIHNAARIIRREAGVGLLNGALFGCAIGIIAGLWFHDANIGGIIATAMLINMLAAALAGILIPLFLDRFGADPAVSSAVFVTAVTDIVGFFSFLGLATWWFGISG